Proteins encoded together in one Vigna angularis cultivar LongXiaoDou No.4 chromosome 5, ASM1680809v1, whole genome shotgun sequence window:
- the LOC108339514 gene encoding SH3 domain-containing protein 2-like isoform X1 has product MLSESKRPSFENKSLASNRIIAIQAVLKQFGGGGYGGSDNVVTNGVELQLHQKLEKLYISTRAGKHYQRDIVRGVEGYIVTGSKQVEIGTKLSEDSRKYGAENTCTSGNTLSRAALSFAQAHAQTEKERGNLLKALGTQVAEPLRAMVVGAPLEDARHLAQRYDRMRQEAEAQAIEVSKRQAKVREMPPSAENSMKLDAAEAKLQDLKTNMTILGKEAAAALAAVEAQQQRLTLQRLIAMVEAERAYHQTVLQILDQLEGEMISEQRRIETPPIPSLDNSMPPPPSYEEVNGVYASQAHNGTTDSMGYFLGEVLFPYSAVSEVELNLSVGDYIVVRKVTNSGWAEGECKGKAGWFPFSYIERRERVLASKVAEVF; this is encoded by the exons ATGCTATCAGAAAGCAAGCGTCCAAGCTTCGAGAACAAGTCGCTCGCCAGCAACAG AATTATTGCTATTCAGGCTGTTCTGAAGCAATTTGGGGGTGGTGGTTATGGAGGTTCAGATAATGTGGTTACCAATGGAGTGGAACTCCAGTTGCACCAGAAACTTGAGAAACTCTATATATCGACTCGTGCGGGGAAG CATTATCAAAGGGATATTGTTCGTGGTGTAGAAGGTTATATTGTTACTGGATCCAAGCAAGTGGAAATAG GAACAAAGTTGTCAGAAGATAGCAGGAAATATGGTGCAGAAAATACATGTACCAGTGGTAATACACTGAGTAGAGCTGCACTAAGTTTTGCGCAAGCACATGCTCAAACAGAGAAGGAGCGTGGAAACTTACTAAAAGCTCTTGGTACACAG GTTGCGGAGCCCTTAAGGGCAATGGTGGTGGGAGCTCCATTGGAGGATGCACGGCATCTTGCTCAACGTTATGACAGAATGCGGCAAGAAGCTGAAGCCCAG GCTATTGAAGTTTCTAAACGTCAGGCAAAAGTAAGAGAAATGCCACCTAGTGCTGAGAATTCTATGAAATTAGATGCAGCTGAAGCAAAGCTGCAAGATCTGAAGACAAACATGACCATACTGGGGAAGGAAGCAGCTGCAGCATTGGCTGCTGTTGAAGCACAGCAACAGAGGTTAACTCTTCAGCGTCTTATAGCTATG GTTGAAGCAGAGCGTGCCTATCATCAAACAGTCCTGCAAATACTTGATCAGCTTGAGGGGGAG ATGATATCAGAACAACGACGAATTGAAACCCCTCCTATTCCTAGTCTGGATAACAGTATGCCACCACCTCCGTCGTATGAAGAAGTGAATGGTGTCTACGCATCTCAGGCACATAATGGAACAACAGATAGCATGGGTTACTTCTTAGGAGAG GTTTTATTTCCATATTCTGCTGTATCCGAAGTGGAGCTAAATCTATCAGTTGGTGATTACATTGTTGTTCGAAAG GTGACAAACAGCGGATGGGCCGAGGGCGAATGCAAAGGCAAGGCAGGTTGGTTTCCGTTTAGTTACATTGAAAGGAGGGAACGGGTTCTTGCAAGTAAGGTGGCTGAAGTGTTTTAA
- the LOC108339514 gene encoding SH3 domain-containing protein 2-like isoform X2 has translation MDAIRKQASKLREQVARQQQAVLKQFGGGGYGGSDNVVTNGVELQLHQKLEKLYISTRAGKHYQRDIVRGVEGYIVTGSKQVEIGTKLSEDSRKYGAENTCTSGNTLSRAALSFAQAHAQTEKERGNLLKALGTQVAEPLRAMVVGAPLEDARHLAQRYDRMRQEAEAQAIEVSKRQAKVREMPPSAENSMKLDAAEAKLQDLKTNMTILGKEAAAALAAVEAQQQRLTLQRLIAMVEAERAYHQTVLQILDQLEGEMISEQRRIETPPIPSLDNSMPPPPSYEEVNGVYASQAHNGTTDSMGYFLGEVLFPYSAVSEVELNLSVGDYIVVRKVTNSGWAEGECKGKAGWFPFSYIERRERVLASKVAEVF, from the exons ATGGATGCTATCAGAAAGCAAGCGTCCAAGCTTCGAGAACAAGTCGCTCGCCAGCAACAG GCTGTTCTGAAGCAATTTGGGGGTGGTGGTTATGGAGGTTCAGATAATGTGGTTACCAATGGAGTGGAACTCCAGTTGCACCAGAAACTTGAGAAACTCTATATATCGACTCGTGCGGGGAAG CATTATCAAAGGGATATTGTTCGTGGTGTAGAAGGTTATATTGTTACTGGATCCAAGCAAGTGGAAATAG GAACAAAGTTGTCAGAAGATAGCAGGAAATATGGTGCAGAAAATACATGTACCAGTGGTAATACACTGAGTAGAGCTGCACTAAGTTTTGCGCAAGCACATGCTCAAACAGAGAAGGAGCGTGGAAACTTACTAAAAGCTCTTGGTACACAG GTTGCGGAGCCCTTAAGGGCAATGGTGGTGGGAGCTCCATTGGAGGATGCACGGCATCTTGCTCAACGTTATGACAGAATGCGGCAAGAAGCTGAAGCCCAG GCTATTGAAGTTTCTAAACGTCAGGCAAAAGTAAGAGAAATGCCACCTAGTGCTGAGAATTCTATGAAATTAGATGCAGCTGAAGCAAAGCTGCAAGATCTGAAGACAAACATGACCATACTGGGGAAGGAAGCAGCTGCAGCATTGGCTGCTGTTGAAGCACAGCAACAGAGGTTAACTCTTCAGCGTCTTATAGCTATG GTTGAAGCAGAGCGTGCCTATCATCAAACAGTCCTGCAAATACTTGATCAGCTTGAGGGGGAG ATGATATCAGAACAACGACGAATTGAAACCCCTCCTATTCCTAGTCTGGATAACAGTATGCCACCACCTCCGTCGTATGAAGAAGTGAATGGTGTCTACGCATCTCAGGCACATAATGGAACAACAGATAGCATGGGTTACTTCTTAGGAGAG GTTTTATTTCCATATTCTGCTGTATCCGAAGTGGAGCTAAATCTATCAGTTGGTGATTACATTGTTGTTCGAAAG GTGACAAACAGCGGATGGGCCGAGGGCGAATGCAAAGGCAAGGCAGGTTGGTTTCCGTTTAGTTACATTGAAAGGAGGGAACGGGTTCTTGCAAGTAAGGTGGCTGAAGTGTTTTAA